The following coding sequences are from one Novosphingobium sp. KACC 22771 window:
- a CDS encoding GT-D fold domain-containing protein has product MMETALDWPRVGLLPVVRAAQDALAQGRGFSLVRLGDGEGAMLSHDAPHMGEEFAFCLYIWFGDQTIDAQDRRAMARGLERAMREADVLGLPRRAQLQVSMRYHEVFAHLGRVLGVRRPMVGDMALHFYLQWSGALGALVRDARRLVLIGCRDVAGQFAAHFDVPVVQWLLRGEARFPGMVAQPHWPDGYARMMARIEGLGPGDLVLVGAGVLGKAYVAGAARRGAVAIDMGSVFDGWAGVISREGRIGTGAEFSIAHLAQCGPVDEAMRGRLRAYLGGTNIADGTI; this is encoded by the coding sequence ATGATGGAGACAGCTCTCGATTGGCCGCGCGTCGGCCTGTTGCCGGTGGTGCGGGCCGCGCAGGACGCGCTGGCGCAGGGGCGGGGCTTTTCGCTCGTCCGGCTGGGCGATGGCGAGGGGGCGATGCTCTCGCATGACGCGCCGCATATGGGTGAGGAATTCGCCTTTTGCCTGTACATCTGGTTTGGCGATCAGACCATCGACGCGCAGGACCGGCGGGCCATGGCGCGCGGGCTGGAACGGGCGATGCGCGAGGCCGATGTGCTGGGCCTTCCCCGCCGCGCCCAATTGCAGGTTTCCATGCGCTATCACGAGGTTTTTGCCCATCTTGGGCGAGTATTGGGCGTCCGGCGTCCGATGGTGGGCGATATGGCGCTGCATTTCTATCTGCAATGGTCGGGCGCTCTGGGCGCCTTGGTGCGCGATGCGCGGCGGCTGGTGCTGATCGGATGCCGCGATGTGGCGGGGCAATTTGCCGCCCATTTCGATGTGCCGGTCGTGCAATGGCTGCTTCGCGGAGAAGCGCGGTTTCCCGGCATGGTGGCCCAGCCGCATTGGCCCGACGGCTATGCGCGGATGATGGCGCGGATCGAGGGGCTGGGGCCGGGTGATCTGGTGCTGGTGGGCGCGGGCGTGCTGGGCAAGGCCTATGTGGCGGGCGCGGCGCGGCGCGGGGCGGTGGCCATCGATATGGGCAGCGTGTTTGACGGATGGGCCGGCGTGATCAGCCGCGAGGGAAGGATCGGCACCGGCGCGGAATTTTCAATTGCCCATCTGGCGCAGTGCGGACCGGTGGATGAGGCGATGCGGGGGCGGCTGCGCGCCTATCTGGGGGGCACGAATATTGCCGATGGCACGATCTGA
- a CDS encoding ABC transporter ATP-binding protein: MTQSLDRKSAILARNLTLTLGSGDGATAILKGVDLTVPDGQVVALLGPSGSGKSSLMAVLSGLERASGGELSVAGADFMGLSEDQLALARRGRIGVVLQAFHLLPTMTAQENVMTALELAGVADAGPRAAEELKAVGLGHRLHHYPSQLSGGEQQRVAIARALAPRPALLFADEPTGNLDGATGAAIIDLILTRRAETGATLVIITHDEALAQKAQRIIRIADGRISSDEMA, translated from the coding sequence GTGACCCAATCCCTTGACCGCAAGAGCGCGATCCTCGCCCGCAATCTCACTCTCACTTTGGGAAGCGGAGATGGTGCCACCGCAATCCTCAAAGGCGTCGATCTGACCGTGCCCGATGGTCAGGTCGTGGCGCTGCTCGGCCCATCGGGTTCGGGCAAATCCTCGCTGATGGCGGTGCTATCGGGGCTGGAGCGGGCCAGCGGGGGCGAATTGAGCGTGGCGGGCGCGGATTTCATGGGCCTTTCCGAGGATCAACTGGCGCTGGCCCGCCGGGGCCGGATCGGGGTGGTGCTTCAGGCGTTCCACCTGTTGCCCACGATGACGGCGCAGGAAAATGTGATGACCGCGCTCGAACTGGCGGGCGTGGCCGATGCGGGGCCGCGCGCCGCCGAGGAACTCAAAGCCGTAGGCCTCGGCCACCGGCTGCACCATTATCCCAGCCAGCTTTCGGGCGGCGAGCAACAGCGCGTGGCGATTGCCCGCGCTCTGGCCCCGCGCCCGGCACTGCTCTTTGCCGATGAACCGACCGGCAATCTGGACGGCGCAACCGGCGCGGCGATCATCGACCTTATCCTGACGCGCCGGGCCGAAACCGGGGCCACGCTGGTCATCATCACCCATGACGAGGCGCTGGCGCAAAAGGCGCAGCGGATCATCAGGATTGCCGACGGGCGCATATCGTCGGATGAAATGGCGTGA
- a CDS encoding ABC transporter permease: MSWGAAWRIARRELSARFRGLRLLLACLFLGVGALAAIGSLTKAINEGLAAKGRQILGGDVQITVWQRPISAEERAALARYGRLSDGQRLQAMASSGDTTAPVQLKAVDALWPMVGHLELSNGLHVGAPAPGTAWIARGAAERLGLHVGESFTIAGKPLRVGGIIGVEPDGLGEGFALGPTIIVPLGFPDGAGLTAPGAMYRSRLRMDCAGACDAAAIAEALTKRFPENGLDVRTRDKASPGTETFIARMGDFLVLVGLAALLIAGIGIGGGTASYLEARRGVIATLKVMGATSGDIARIYVLQIAAAAAVGAVAGLAAGVAVLPLVVKALAGVLPVVDGFVLAPWALARAALWGLLVALVFAAGPLLAARTYPAMALLRARIAPVSGRQSWRWVGAGLAGIIALAFLGDGSARTTAIFLGGAAGAFVLLSVLGWGLARMAAHLPRPRSPILRLALGNIHRPGNQTARLVTALGFGLTAFVVLAVVQTSLDANIAARVPQKAPDYFAIDLQPGDEAGFRATVAEAAPGAKVRTVPTLRGAILAYGPAGAQTRVADMKDIPEDAWQLKGERGLTFAQDVPEGNVITDGAWWPRDYQGEPLVSVDEKLAKATGIKVGDTITVGLLGVEKTARVASLRRIDWESFGFNYVLVFSPNALAGAPFKLAATISLSDKREHGLLRAVTRAYPTASVVEVGPLLRDARGLLGQMSAAILSAAGVAVLAGVAVLLGAIAAARASRAYDNTILRVLGAGQRQLLGLLLAEYGVLAALLALVALALGTGLGWLIVVQLFSFDFLPSWPYVLGVLGGGLALVLAFALGGSLPLLRTRPAQALREL, encoded by the coding sequence GTGAGTTGGGGCGCGGCCTGGCGCATTGCGCGGCGGGAACTGTCGGCCCGGTTTCGCGGGCTTCGCCTGCTGCTGGCCTGCCTGTTTCTGGGCGTGGGGGCGCTGGCCGCCATCGGCTCGCTGACCAAGGCGATCAACGAGGGGCTGGCCGCCAAGGGGCGCCAGATCCTTGGTGGTGACGTCCAGATCACGGTCTGGCAACGCCCGATTTCTGCCGAGGAACGCGCCGCGCTGGCCCGCTATGGCCGCCTGTCCGATGGGCAGCGTTTGCAGGCCATGGCCTCCAGCGGCGACACCACCGCGCCCGTCCAGCTCAAGGCGGTCGATGCGCTCTGGCCGATGGTGGGCCATCTGGAATTGTCGAACGGGCTGCATGTGGGCGCCCCCGCCCCCGGCACGGCATGGATCGCGCGCGGGGCCGCCGAAAGGCTGGGCCTGCATGTGGGCGAGAGTTTCACCATCGCGGGCAAGCCGCTGCGCGTGGGCGGGATCATCGGGGTCGAACCCGATGGCCTCGGCGAGGGTTTCGCGCTGGGGCCGACGATCATCGTGCCTCTGGGCTTTCCCGATGGCGCCGGCCTGACCGCGCCGGGGGCGATGTATCGCAGCCGGTTGCGCATGGATTGCGCCGGGGCCTGCGATGCCGCCGCCATTGCCGAGGCGCTGACCAAGCGTTTCCCGGAAAACGGGCTTGATGTCCGCACCCGCGACAAGGCCTCGCCCGGCACCGAGACGTTTATTGCGCGCATGGGCGATTTCCTCGTGCTGGTGGGGCTGGCCGCGCTGCTGATCGCCGGGATCGGCATCGGCGGAGGCACGGCTTCCTATCTTGAGGCCCGGCGCGGGGTGATCGCCACGCTCAAGGTCATGGGCGCAACCAGCGGCGATATTGCCCGGATCTATGTGCTCCAGATTGCCGCGGCGGCGGCGGTGGGCGCTGTGGCCGGGTTGGCGGCCGGGGTGGCGGTGCTGCCGCTGGTGGTCAAGGCGTTGGCGGGCGTCTTGCCGGTGGTGGACGGCTTTGTTCTGGCGCCATGGGCGCTGGCGCGGGCGGCGCTGTGGGGCTTGCTGGTGGCGCTGGTGTTTGCGGCGGGGCCATTGCTGGCGGCGCGGACCTATCCGGCGATGGCGCTGCTGCGCGCGCGGATCGCGCCGGTTTCGGGGCGACAGAGCTGGCGCTGGGTGGGCGCGGGGCTGGCCGGGATCATTGCGCTGGCCTTTCTGGGCGATGGGTCGGCGCGGACGACCGCGATCTTCCTTGGCGGTGCGGCGGGGGCCTTTGTGCTGCTGTCCGTGCTGGGCTGGGGACTGGCGCGGATGGCTGCGCATCTGCCCCGCCCGCGCAGCCCGATCCTGCGCCTTGCGCTGGGCAATATTCACCGCCCCGGCAATCAGACCGCGCGGCTGGTGACGGCGCTGGGCTTTGGGCTGACGGCCTTTGTCGTGCTGGCCGTGGTCCAGACCAGCCTTGACGCCAATATTGCCGCGCGCGTGCCGCAAAAGGCGCCCGATTATTTCGCCATCGACCTGCAACCGGGCGATGAGGCCGGTTTCCGCGCCACCGTGGCCGAGGCCGCGCCGGGGGCCAAGGTGCGCACGGTGCCGACGCTGCGCGGGGCAATTCTGGCCTATGGCCCGGCGGGCGCACAGACCCGCGTCGCGGACATGAAGGACATTCCCGAGGACGCCTGGCAATTGAAGGGCGAGCGTGGGTTGACCTTTGCGCAGGATGTGCCCGAGGGCAATGTCATCACCGATGGCGCATGGTGGCCCCGCGATTATCAGGGTGAGCCGCTGGTTTCGGTTGATGAAAAGCTGGCGAAGGCCACCGGGATCAAGGTGGGCGACACGATAACGGTGGGCCTGCTGGGCGTGGAAAAGACGGCGCGGGTGGCCTCGCTGCGGCGGATCGATTGGGAATCCTTCGGGTTCAATTATGTGCTGGTGTTTTCGCCCAATGCGCTGGCGGGCGCGCCGTTCAAACTGGCCGCAACGATCAGCCTGTCGGACAAGCGCGAGCATGGCCTGCTGCGCGCGGTGACGCGGGCCTATCCCACCGCCTCGGTAGTCGAGGTCGGGCCGCTGCTGCGCGATGCGCGGGGGCTGCTGGGTCAGATGAGCGCGGCGATCCTGTCGGCGGCGGGCGTGGCGGTGCTGGCTGGCGTGGCGGTGCTGCTGGGCGCGATTGCGGCGGCGCGGGCGTCGCGCGCCTATGACAACACCATCCTGCGCGTGCTGGGCGCGGGGCAGCGGCAATTGCTGGGGCTACTGCTGGCCGAATATGGCGTGTTGGCGGCGCTGCTGGCGCTGGTCGCGCTGGCGCTGGGCACGGGGCTTGGCTGGCTGATCGTGGTCCAGCTTTTCAGCTTCGATTTCCTGCCCTCATGGCCCTATGTGCTGG
- a CDS encoding arylesterase has protein sequence MRALGGMLAGLAPVLMLAGCGGGDKAPQPTATTAASAPAPTPPVKGPVVRIIALGDSLFAGYGLRAEQAYPVRLEAALRARGINAQVVNAGVSGDTTQDGRARLDFTLAQGAAPDLVVISLGGNDMLRGLPLAQTKDNLDAILGELEKRKIKAVVMGMLAAPNMGPDYARQFNAIFPAVAARHHAVLEPFFLKAIFNQPTLQLPDHIHPTDKGVEAMVSATVDKVAGALPKE, from the coding sequence ATGAGGGCTTTGGGTGGAATGCTGGCGGGGTTGGCGCCGGTTTTGATGCTGGCGGGATGCGGCGGGGGCGATAAGGCGCCGCAGCCCACAGCCACCACGGCAGCAAGCGCGCCCGCACCCACGCCGCCCGTCAAAGGCCCGGTTGTCCGCATCATCGCTCTGGGCGACAGCCTGTTTGCCGGATATGGCCTGCGCGCAGAACAGGCCTATCCGGTGCGGCTGGAGGCGGCGCTGCGCGCGCGCGGGATCAATGCGCAGGTGGTCAATGCCGGGGTTTCGGGCGACACCACGCAGGACGGGCGCGCGCGGCTCGATTTCACGCTGGCGCAAGGGGCCGCGCCTGATCTGGTGGTCATCAGCCTCGGCGGCAATGATATGCTGCGCGGGCTGCCGCTGGCCCAGACGAAGGACAATCTCGACGCCATTCTGGGCGAATTGGAAAAGCGCAAGATCAAGGCGGTGGTGATGGGCATGCTGGCCGCGCCCAATATGGGGCCGGATTATGCGCGGCAATTCAACGCGATTTTCCCCGCCGTTGCGGCGCGCCATCATGCCGTGCTCGAACCGTTCTTCCTCAAGGCGATTTTCAACCAGCCCACCCTGCAATTGCCCGATCATATCCACCCCACTGACAAGGGCGTCGAGGCGATGGTGAGCGCCACCGTGGACAAGGTGGCGGGGGCGCTGCCCAAAGAGTAA